Within Vicia villosa cultivar HV-30 ecotype Madison, WI linkage group LG1, Vvil1.0, whole genome shotgun sequence, the genomic segment TAGTGAGTTATTGATGTGATGATTGATAATATGATGGATGTGAAGTATGTGTTGTATGGATGTTGCGAAATCGGAAAATGATGACATGATTTGATGATTAAgtgaatgatgatgccattttgaCTAGATGTGGTCGTTAATTATTATGATGTtatgcatcatgcattcataacaTATTTTAGGACAACAGTCTAGTGATGTTTGAATGACAATTGGTCCAGTGATGACCTCAATCCCATAGTGAGTATTGAGTGCGATATTGTGAAGTGCTCTATTTCCAAGCGCGAATCGATTCTATTGGTGGAGATCTTTGGAGAACGATGACAGAGTCAACCGTCAAGTTTTGGTGCCACATACATGAGTCTATTGATGTTGCATTGCATTGTTTGTGACATTGCGTAACATTTGATTGAATGATGTTTTGACTATCTGTGATGTAAATGAAGATTTAGATGATGAGTGTGATTGGATTATATGATGATATCGTGAGTAGATGATGAtgtgcaagtgtgagtaagtatGTGAAGCATGAGGATACACATGTATCCGTATATATGTGATTATTGATACTTGTGTACCACTACTATACTTATTACTTATGTCTTATATGATAATTATGAAATACTCAGGAGTAATCAGTTGAAGCTTAGAGGATAACTTTGTGGAGTCcttttttagattttgttttcgAGTAAAGagagtcttgctctgatacgtaacatcgaGGTCGGGATCGTGTGTTTTTAGAATGATTATGTTCttctttaattgtttttaattgtgATGTTTTGGTTTATGAATCATGAACGATGAAGTATGAATAAGTTTTATGAATGTTTTGTAATGACATATTCAAACTATGAATTCCGTTGTGAGAAAATTAACGTTATTAATTGTTGTGATCAAgaagtatttaatttatataattttgagAACCCGTGTTCCGAGCAGGACGTTTATTTATGAAGTTTTATGAAGGTGACACCGTTGTATgaatgttttaattaatttaattcgtATTATATTGCAAATATTTTATgcgggtttagaagggtgttacattagtggtatcagagtaggtcggTCCGTTCGACCAAGTTATTGATTCTGTAgtgtgacagttgaatactgttaGTAGCTATTCTAACTTTGATGCTAATTTTGGTGTGAACAGAGTATGGCTGGAAGAAACAATGCTGCAATTTCTCCTGCCTTGCAGATTTTTGCTCAGGCTATGTAGAATCAACCTAAAGGTGGAGGGAATGATGAGTCTCGTAACTTAAGTATGTTCTAGAAGGAAAATCCGCCTACTTTCACAGGTAGGTACGATCCTGATGGAGCACAGGAGTGGCTTAAGGAGTTCGAAAGGATTTTTCGAGTGGTAGATTACTCTGCAACACAGAGCGCAGAAGGTACGGTAGGGTACTCATATGCTGGATGGAGAAGTTGATGACTAGTGGATTGGAACTCGTCAGAGATTGGAAGTTGTTGGTGAGGTGATTACTTCGCTTGTGTTCACGGGGGAGTTTCTGAGAAAGTATTTTCCCAAGGATGTCCATGGAAAGAAAGAGGTGGAATTCCTTGCACTGAAACAGGGGAATTAAACCGTTaccgagtatgctgccaagttcgtGGAGCTTGTGAAGTTCTATCCACACTATAACGTAGAGACATTTGAGTTTTCAAAGTGTATCAAGTTTTAGAGTGGGTTGTGTCCGGAGATTAAAAGGGCGATTGGATATCAGTAAATCTGTAGGTTTGTAGAGTTAATGAACAACTGTCAGATCTATGGAGAAGACAACATTGCTCATTCGGCTCACTACCAGAGTCTAAACGAGAAGAGAGGAAAACCATATCAAGATTGTAGGAAGCCTTATCATGTTACAGttgaaaaaaggaaatagaatgtTTGCGATTGGAAGAAGGCAAGTGGGGGAGGGGCTCCCACTCCTGTCAGATGTTATAGGTGTGGTGAACAAGGTCACTGTTCCAATGAGTATAAGAACAAGGTTCTGAGATATTACAAATATGGTAAGACCGGTCATCATGCTTCTGACTCCAAGGAGGATGGTCCGACTTTTGTTTATTTATGGTGAGCAGGGTCATATCATCACCCAGTGCCAGAAGCCAAATAAGGATGCTAATTCCGCCAAGACTAATGGTAGAATGTTTGCTTTGAGCAAAATAGAAGATTCTAAGAAGGACAACTTGATtcgaggtacttgtttcattaataatGTCGAATTGGTTGCttttattgatactggtgctactcattcGTTTATTTCACTTGATTGTGTTACTATGTTGGGATTGAAATTATCTTCTATTGATGGTAGTATGGTAATAGATACTCCTGCTAGTGGTTCTGTTACTACTACTTTCGTTTGTACGAGATGTCCTTTGACTATCTTTGATAAGAGTTTTGTGATGGATTTGGTGTGTCTAGCCTTACACCAAATCGATGTGATTCTtgggatgaactggttggaattcaactaTGTTCATACAACTGTTACAATAAGACTTTGAGGTTCCCCAAGTTTGGTGATAATGGAAAACTGATGTTGTTGAAGGCTAAGCAAGTGAGTAAGTGTCTTAGAGACGAGGTCGTGATGTTTGCGATGTTTGCATCGTTGCAAAGTGACTGCGAGGCTACAAGTGTTGAACTCCCAGTTGTCTGTGAATTTCTCGAGGTATTTCCAGATGATATAAGTGATTTGCCTCTGGAACATGAAGTACGGTTTCCTATAGAGTTGGTGCCAGGTACGAGTCCAGTATTGATGGTTCCATATAGAATGTcggtgtaacaccccacacatatatgtctagaataatatgcataaagtattaattatggttcataagacaacgattacataatgtttgcagcagaaaatagaagtacacgaatacataagccgaatgtatcatggccaaaatacaagtacatcataTCAGTACATGTCCAAAATACACGAACTAATAAGCACGACAAGAAACTAAAAGAAACATCCAAGTatcgccaagagatctaatccatctttcccttaccacaatcttgcctcgaaccacctgaaaaataaataattggaatgggatgagattactaaatctcagtgagtccgcctatcctattagtctaCTCGGATCTAAAAGGAACATACAAAATAaacgaatccaccatggattcggggttaTTCTCACTTCCGGTACATGTACGGAGTAAACAAAGCGaatcgtccaccattggacttgtctcaagcaaatacacattgtatagcaaacaagtatgcaaacccgcatccacacacggggaatccagaagtgtaacaacctcggctagattatggaataaatgcatcctcgatgagtaacctcctgcctatatgtcaagggacttgtacaagcacactgcaagacggttaaacgggttcgcacaagcctaaatggccgcgagatgactttTGCCTGACTGGCGTCATTGTtccgttaacctccttcacgctagtgagttacgctgagtacaaaccgccaccttgacgcctaaGCCCATCgagcgaaagcctagtattagtctacgtgactttactagaggtgagttaccacattatgcattagcctacatagccgcataaccccaccataccgagcacgcaagtgtgttaacggcaagtgagtaaaaccccgtacggaaactcacgagcacactgcaacagtagctcagatgcacaccatatcgaacaatacacatgaacaggttgttccattggactacacggtccgggagggctcatagactacatagtcggagcagcgtcccaatctagccttccggccacttcaattcaagcatacaaaaatatgacataaagtcaaggtcacaaacaaagcaatcaatccaatcgtttaaccaaaacgacggtgtccatagattttcatgtataaaacataatggcataacgcTTTCAAATATGggtatcacaatcataataagcaataaacaaactatgccatgcttaacataagaattattaatcaattggtaaagacataagttcccatactaattcattgattcactaagtggggatacactattattaaatcaaacattctggtttggggaccaattttattagaaagtacacgtcgctagctttccaacgatataaagtttgcgcaattccgatacccgagccgaaagttacgaatatccgaagtttgctgatttttccccttgcgcccagggtaaccgattacccaaactcagtaaccgattactggcactaaaaacagtccaaaattgcatttttaacagagtaatcggttacccaaagacccgtaaccgaataccctgtagcagaatcaattttctgtgTTTTAAAAGCTCTAAACCAGTTTCAAACATCCTATAGTTGATCCCCTATACTTGTATAACAGTCCAAACGAAATTGTAACACATAAACACATTTAGAAACATCAATATACAGAGATTAGGGCAAAGCAAACAGATTTAGCATCAATGATTCATAGGTTcattcacaatccctaaaccccaattgaaCCC encodes:
- the LOC131657734 gene encoding uncharacterized protein LOC131657734 — translated: MVRPVIMLLTPRRMVRLLFIYGEQGHIITQCQKPNKDANSAKTNGRMFALSKIEDSKKDNLIRGTCFINNVELVAFIDTGATHSFISLDCVTMLGLKLSSIDGSMVIDTPASGSVTTTFVCTRCPLTIFDKSFVMDLTLRFPKFGDNGKLMLLKAKQVSKCLRDEVVMFAMFASLQSDCEATSVELPVVCEFLEVFPDDISDLPLEHEVRFPIELVPGTSPVLMVPYRMSV